AGGttttaccaattttttttcttttcaaaccCCCCTTTTCTTTCGTATGTATAAAATTACACCAAactatatactccgtatttacCAAATTTAGACAATGTTGGCTTTTGTCCACCGATACAATACTTGCCactcaaaattttttttttaattgtttttattcgtCATTTATGTGAATCTTTCTAACTTAATGAGAGGTGGCAGTTGTTGTGATCATGATGATGGGGATTGATATCTTGATATGGGACTCTTTCACAACTATCACCTTGTTGgcttgttctttcttttatcatatatattaaaaatgcaTTTGATAAATAGTTATGGTGATGTGCGCAATATTACTCCATTATGACCATTACACATAAGGGGCTAAaggattgttgaggttacacCTCCGTCAACCAAAATTTAGGTACataaccataaaaaaaacatatggtaCTACTTGTCATGACAAGGAGAAATATAAAAAGTTCAACCggataaaaacaaacaaagaaaatagaTTATTGAACtgattatatatacatctatacaCGAATCTGAATCTACACAACCATTATAAGAGAGGGACGACGGGCAACGATGGCGTGTGATGGTGGCTGGAGAAAAGAGGGAGACAGTAGGAAGGTTTGAGATCGAGAAAGAGGTGTTTGGAATTTAAATTGTGTGAAGAGatatgaaaatgtgttaagatGAGGAGAGTAAAAACTAAGGAAAGAGataaaagaagaaagaggagAGAGGCGAAGTAATAGACAAAATATTATAGGACTATACAACATAATGCATTTAAAATACAATGATCAAAACATGAAGAAGAAACCATACTACTTTTTAGATTAAGGGGGTGTGCAAGGAGCATAGACCAACacataaaataatattacataTTATATGCACCTAATAATCActtgtttatatgtatataactcaATAACTTGTTATTTTCTAATAACAAAGTGTGTCAAAGAGTACTTTTTTAAAcgaaatatttatatacaaatgaGTAATTAAAATAGTTTTTCCATCTAAAATACAACTTAGAGCATTGAATCTAAACAAGAGTTGAACTTAACAACCTAATGATATATGAAATTATTGAATTCAACTATAACAAATGAAATATTGAAATAGCGTCATATCAAGGTgtctaaccaaaaaaaaaattgaccacCATAGTTCAAATTTGATGAACAAACCAACTGTCAAACCTTGATATGTCACTCTTAATCATCACATAGAGACTTAACCATGAAACCAACTcggtttaaaattttaagcacgAGAACAATCTTGGTCCGTAAAACTTAGTCatcataatttcaaaaataaccttataattcattaattcagaaaagaaaatgatatatctttttaaaaattaatctaaaattccttttaaaactataaaattataACATTTGTATTCCATTAAATCTTTTTTCTAATCTCATCTTTGTCTTCATAAAAATTTTTTAGGTTATTTAATTGGAAAAAGtaaattagttataaaaacgaggcttatataaaatatataaatcatgtGCCGAAAATAAGCAAACCATATGAACTTTGTTTCGACCTGTCGAAACAAACCATGAGTCCATTTATTTACACACGTTTCATTACCGGAAGCCCGCAGACAATGTAAACACCACGGCCCACATCTCAAAAGGATTTCCCATTtattcattttccatttttctttcaTCACGATCGTTCTCaaaatattttagtattttctATCTCTGTAAGTCACAATACTAATCGATCTACACTTTATAATCcctcattttcatttcaattaaTTTGATATGTTATATCCAAATTAGCCTTAATCTGATCACTTGATCGGATCTCAAGTCTAGGGTTTTTTTCACCTCAATTATATTGCATCATATTTAATTAGTCAATAtgaatcctttttttttttaattaattattttttttttatttttgtagaaATTTGAGATGAGTGAAGCACTATTTGAAGGATACGAAAGACAGTATTGTGAGCTGTCTACGAATTTATCCAGAAAATGTAATTCAGCTTCTTCTATTATTGATCCAGGTATTtattcatttcatatatatatatatatatacatatataagtaactttgtatctatatatatttgcttatattgataacttatatatatatatatatattgcttatATAGATAACTGATACTGTTTTTAATTGCAATATATCATGATATGAAGAGCAAAAAAGCAAAGAGATTTCAGAACTACAATCTGGATTAGATGAGGCTGATGTTCTGGTAATAAGTAGCCGGTTTTTATCGTTGTTTTTATGCAAAGCGTTCTACGGTTTTCGGTTTATAATTTACATATGgaattcttaaaattttttggCAGATAAGAAAAATGGATCTTGAGGCAAGAAGTTTGCAGCCAAGTGTGAAGGCAATGCTGCTTGCGAAGCTTCGAGAATACAAATCGGATTTGACCAAGTTGAAAAAGGAAGTTAAAAAACTTGCTTCAGCTAAAGGCGGTCAAACTGCACATGAAGAGTTGCTCGAGTCCGGAATGGTCGATGCTCATATGGTAAAAGTACTCATATATCGTTTATTTATACCTTTATGTTTTTTGTGAAGAATTCGTCTGCCTGTTTGTGTGTTTTCATCTGTCTTGAACTAGTAATTATCTAGATGTAAGTTTCCTATGCTCATAGATATTATAGATTTGATTTCGTTGGTAATAATGATCAAACAAGTAATTGTAAGGTTATTTTGGAAGATAGGAGGTGACGATCCGTAGATCTACAATGTTGATGTAAATTACCGAATGAACAATTTTTTTCCTGAGTAAAACAGTAATACATGTTCTTATGGAAGGTTAATGGTAATTTTAGTATACTTCTGCATTGACTATTGTTGCCCTTTCGTTGAATTTTTCTAGAGCAGTTAGAACTTTGCAATTAACTACTTTATCCCAGGATATTTTCTTAATCGTAGATACATTATACTGCTCTTTGTCGTTTCAAGAACTTGGCCCATTTGCAGTGAAGTACAAGCATAAGATtaagatattacctttattTCTTGAGTCTTGTTTTACGTCAATGTGTAAGATTCCAGCTTAAATGCTTTCAGATGTTCTCAAGTTTAGACGACCTTGTACTAAGTGTCAGTTTTTAAAAGGCCACTAAAAAGTGAAATTTAGGGAGCCTGTATATAGTTCATAAATCAGGCTTATGCCGCTCGCCCGCTCCAATGTCCAACATTGGCCTAAAATTAGTGTTTGTTGCATCATACTTGTATAATGAGATACATCTACAATATCAGAATCTCCCTAGTGGCCTAGTTCATTTACCACACGACCTTCATGGCTTCATTTCTAAAACACAACACCTTACGTCTGAAAAAGCTCAGCTATACCTTGAAGCAGTCAAAATTAGTAGTATAGAAGGTCTCGTATAGTCATATAACTGGCAACAGACCATTTACCGAGCTGGCCACTTGGTGTTACCTATGAACTTGTAGTAACGGACTACCAAAATGATTCTAGTTAGGGGTTCACCATTCACATCAAGCTATATTTTGTAAACTTTTCTGGGAAAAAAGGGGTTTGCATCTGCTATAGATACACATTACATAAAGGATTACCAACAACAGGTTGCTAGTCTGTATTTCCAAGTTGATATGTAATGTGTTGTTGCAAGCTGACAATTTTTTTGGGTTATAAGAGGTATACCCCTTGgttaattttatcaatattgtaattgtaaaaaCTTACAAATCACAATACATCTGGAAGTAAATGAGACATGCCTCATGACGTCGTCCAAAGAAATACAAGTCACCAATACTAATCCAACACTGAAACCCAAAAAAGGAGTCATCAGTGATGTGCTACAATAATGAAAGACGTGCCACATTTACTAACAGCTAGCTTGAAGCAAAGTGCATTTTCTACTTGGTTATGGTTTGCGTGATACCTTCTACTAGGAGCTCGTGATACAGTTAAACATTTTCTGATGGATGGTGTTTTTATATATTGGAAGTGATTAGATCTACCATAGATGAGTTAGGAAGTTTGTTACATTGTTGATGTATCCTTTTAAGTGTGTGTCTGATATCGTAGGTTGACATCTTTTTCATATAACAAAACTCCATCTCGCAAAGAATTTATCCAGTGGAAGATATTTTCACTGATGGTTCATTACAGGCTTCTGCAGGTCAACGAGAAAGAATGGAAATGTCAACTGAGAGGCTAAATCAATCTAGTGATAGAATTAGAGAAAGCAGGAGAGCTGTGTTTGAAACAGAGGAGATTGGGGTCTCAATACTTCAAGATTTGCATCAACAACGAGAAACTCTCCTAAACTCGCACGCAAAGGTATCTTACATGCTACATTTTTTCTCGTCTTTTGTGGCACTAAATGAGCATATTATATTCACCATTCTTCATTTTTGTGGCACTAAAGAGGGTATTAGTTTAGTAATGTTATCGCATCGAATGGACCATATAATAGTGAATTTAAATACTTAAATGAATGGAATTATTGTGCTGCAATGGAAAGGTGTTAGTATGTTTGATAGGCATGCTCGTTGTTAGTCTAGACCTTGTTTGGcaacatttttgtttttacattTAGAATAtgacaactaaataaaaaaactactcgtaaaaacctaaaaaattgTGATTGACTCACGCTTATCTAAAAAACTGTGTAGTTGATAACTTGTACACTCGACTTTGATTAGTTGAGATGTTGAGTTGTGAATCTAATATAACacagttttgatttttatttactttcatcTTAGTATTATGAAAAGTAAATAGCTCTGCTAAACGGGCCAATTTTTTAATCAGGTCATCCTTGTTACATAACAAAAAGGTGTAACCAAAAAGAACAAGTGCTACCACACAATACCTTATGATATGGTTGTGTTTTCATGTGCcaatatatttcattttttccacATCAGAACATGGGTCCTTTATATTGCGTATATTCTATTGTCAATTGATTGACTATCAAATCACACATTTGCACACCTTTTAGCATATGATTCTAGCCATTACAATTAGTTCGACAgattcatttataaaaaaaaaagggtaatggggATTGGGGGGAACCCTATTCTGTATTATAAATTTTGGGAGACGATAAAAACTGCATATGTTCTGAGCCCCTAGTCCCTTTTCAATTCGCCAGGCAACAATTATCATAACAACTCTATTTCTTTGTTTTGTCAGCTTCATGGTGTGGATGATGCGATTGACAAAAGTAAGAAAGTGTTGACATCTATGTCAAGAAGGATGTCAAAAAACAAGTGGATCCTTGGTTCAGTGATTGGAGCCTTTTTGCTTGCAATCATCTTTATCTTGTATTATAAGATTTTTCATTAGTAAATGGCATCTAAATACGTTGACCATATTGGATGTACATATGttataaaccttgttcttgcCAAGTCAGACACCATCTCTCGTTTGAGCTTTGTTGTAAAATTATAATGGAATTTGATCTCTTCATTTTACCTTTTAGCATGATCCTCGATAATTAAACAAGATTCTGATAAAAAGGTCTGCTACGTCTTGTAATGGCTATGCTTGTGTGATTACTGTCATGCATATTTTTCAATTAGAGAGTTTCCCACTGTTCGGACATTACAGCTGAGATGGTCTATGTGTCATTGACTCATTGGTCACCTCTTTTGTTTCGATGCACTTGCGTGTGAATATAACAAGGTTCATTTTCATAACTCATTACTATGTTACAGTTTAGAAATGAAACTATTTTGGGGGTGGCTTAATGTGCATTTTTATGGCTCTTGCTCTTGATGTGCATTATCAGTGAAGTTTGTGTACAAATAATGTCTTCAACCACTTGGTCTCTTTTCTTCAACTTTAAAGAAGTGATAGGAATTATTTTGCAAATGCAAAATTGAGCAGAAATACACAAAGCGATAAATAGCGTCAGCATCATAatacaaaatacaattacataTCTCTTGAAACTCTATTAATTTATTCAAGAAAATACTTATTTTGAAACGGAAAAAGTATCATAAAATAGTAACCAAAACATATTcaatttctattaaaaaaaaaaagtggggtTGAGATCCTTCGGATTCAACCAGCAAAAAAAGGTACTTCGTAGTTCGTATATTATTATCTTAGAAGTTAGACCTatagttttatttaaagtttaattatttattgcAACAGTATATCAAAAGTAAAaggctaaaaaaaaaaaaaaaatcttagaaCCAATGAAAATAGAAATAGTAGAAATAGAATCTCCATAATAGATTCAGTAAACATTTCCTTTTCCGGGTATAGTCGGGTATTTCAGTCGTTCACGCTGCCACCGATCAACACCACCTTCTCAACCTACTctctcacaaacacaaacacaatttctatatctataattccatcatcataaaaaaaaaaaatggaatccATCTCCACCGTCTCAACCTCAATCATCCTACCTCCTTTCCATCACCACCGCCGTAGACTCACCTCCGCCACCAGATTCCTTCATCCCGATCATCACCGTCATCTTTTCCATTCAATTTCAACTTCAAACCCTAGGTTAAAACCTTACAGAATCGAATCTAAATTAAACGCCGTTGCCGGAAATAACGGAGAAGAAAACGAAGAAGTTGATGAGGCGTTAAGATTAGACGGAAGTATACCTGGTTCTTCAAACCAGTTTGTTGAACAAGTTTCATCACGTGCGTATGACATGCGTCGTCATCTTCAACAATCTTTTGATTCCAGCAGTTATGATGgtatatatctttatctttatatgtttttaagttgttgtaGTATCTAATCTTTTGGTGTAGGGAGTGTTTAGAAAAAGTGGGTTTGTATGCTATAAAAATAAGCACTTAACTGTTGTAAGTGACTCACTCAAATCAACTATTTTTGATTTAGTATTGGAGGCCAATCCATGGAGAGAAGATTCAAAAGCTGTCTATGTGTTAACCCGCAGAGAAAACCAGCTGTGCACAATGAAAACACGAATGAATCGCAGGTATCACTTCTCATTTTTCACTTACGCTCTATATTATACATGCCCGCACATAAGGTGTAATTGTGAGGTGTAAGAATAGCGAAATAGTAAGGAGAAGCCTTGATACATTTGCTTTCGCAAAAACTTCTCTTTAACAAGAGAAAACAAAATCTAGAAATTTTGGATTGTTGCTTGGTTGGGTGTATTATAGGCTAAAGAATAGTAATGGTAATGATTGGTAAGGAATGGAGCATTACCTGGATAATTGGGGAGAATGAATGTAACTGATTCTTTCATTACCTTTGCCTTTCTTTCCTTTAACTACTTTCAAGCAAGCATGCCCTTAATAATGAATCGAACAGTGGGCtttatgttttaatgttttatctctaatgCATCAAACGGGTGTAAGTGAAAAGGTAGCGAAAGTGGAAAAGTATTAGAAGGATCTGAAGCGTCAAAATTTTGCGAAAGCATATTTATAATGCCTTGAAACCTCCTGCATGATTGAGATTATTCCTGAACTAATATAacatttgtaatcatatttgatacTTATTGCTTATAAATAGTAAAATTCAGTGGGACATGTTTTGGCTCAATCCAACCTAAACCGACCTGGCTTGTTCTGACCTTTTACATCTTCCATCTTTATGCTGTTTTCTTCTATATATAACTTGTACTTCTTTCTTACAATTTTGGTTTTGATAACAGTGAAGTTGAGAGGGAACTTGGGATGTTGTTTTCCAAAGGACGCAAGTCAAGAAATCAAACAAAGAAACCAACAGCCAATAAGTTCCAAATGCTTGTGGAGGATGTGCGGGATGGAGTGCTTGTAAGTTTTACTCTTTTCTTCACATTTGATTTATTAAACCCTTTGTATCTCAACAGTAGTCTTTCATATAGCGATGCCATTTTTTTGACCCATTCACTCAAAAGAGAGTTGTGATGGGTTATATAATGATCTCAAGCTGGTTACCTTTAAATGAAACTGTGGGTTGTCATGGGTTTTATTATCTCAAGGTCACTGGTTATCTTTAAATTGAAACTTGTAAAATGGGTTGGAAGTGACTTGAAGGCattttaaatgtttaaaagttacTTTGGATTTTGACCCCTATAAAAATTTACCTATTTTGATTTCTGACCCAAACCTGCTTCAAGCTGCTACTTGAACCGCCCTTTTTAGCACTTCTATCAAAGTAAAGTGATAATAGTTTCACACATCTAAATTTCATATTACAGGTATTTGAAGACGAGACCGAAGCAGCAAAATACTGTGATCTGTTGCAAGGAGGAGGTCAAGGTTGTGAAGGGGTTGCAGAGGTTGACGCCTCATCGGTAAGGACAGcttcttatatataaataaacgtTATGTACTATATAAGAGCTACAGTTGCTTGGTGGTTTCCAAAAAGCTTATATGCAAAATTGGACTTGGTTCTATTAGGGGAAAAAGAATACCGACCAATATTTTAAAACAACAAGTTAATGATTGTATCTAACCGTAACCAATGGAAGAAAGAAATAatttgaagattcatgcatgAAGTATATAGGTAAACAAAGTGCATTCTAAAGCTTGATGTTTATGTAAATTACGAGTTGCAGGTATTTGATATGTGCCAGAAGATGAAGGCACTTGCTGTTTTGTTTCGAAGGGGAAGAACACCTCCTTTACCAGAAAGCCTTAAGCTTAACTTGAGTGCTAAGAAGCGCTCCCTTGAAGACCAAGAGGATTTTATGTGAACAATTTCGGTCGTGCTGCCATATCGTACataaagtacatatatatattgtatataatcAACTTACAGAACATGGATTCATTTAGATACAAAATTGATGATTAATTATACACCTTTCCCTTGTGCCTATATACATCATTCCATCTGTTTTCCTTACACGACTTACTTCCCGGTTTCTGTCTTGTTTGACTTGGGAAATAACTTTTGGAGATCTGGTAGATTTTAACTCATTTCAAGCTTGTTCATGTTGAATTGTTATGAAGAAATTTTCCTACAAGCATCAACACTTTCCTAAGTTTAGCCATAAGTTGATGTCTTTTTATTTTGGAAAGATGGCACAAAATACATGGTGACACGTCCATACAGATGAGCACAAGATCACAAGCAAACCATCTCACACCTACAACACACCTATTTTGActgaattatataaataattttattgcAGTGTAACAAAATTATACCTTCCATCTGAAAACAACACCCATGTGTAGAGCAGCACAAGAGCAGAACTAGACTAAACACTTAACAGTGCTTTGAACCATAAATTGCTGATCGTTTCAACAATCAGATTTCAAATTCTAAAAATTGAATATCCATAAAGTGTAACAAAGTTGAGGTGATCTTTAATCTTCAAACACCACTTAATATTACTGCCTCTCAAATCATTCGTTTAGTACCCATCCACTAAGCCCTCCTgaataattatttttctataGAATCCAAGTCCATTGGGATAAACTTTCCACCAATCAAACACTTTCCGCCACACTTCGAATGCTCCATTATAACACGAGATAAAGTTTAAGCTGATACATATATGATCCAAGGGCGAGATAACTTCTGACCCCGTGTCTCCATACTTTGCCATCTAACACCGATGACGGCCAACTACTCGAGTGCTCTACCCGAGAAGGCGTCCTCAATTCCCGGCCCTATCAATGCTGTCATCCGCTAGTAACTGCCACCAATCGTCTCTACAATTCTGCACTGGACTATTGTTATGCAATACAGATAAAAGCACCTCCACCTTTCACAACCCCCTATCCATCAGTTCCCATTATCCAATCAAACCCCACACCTTTACTCCTTCCTTCTCTCTAACTTAATGTAGTTTACTCTTATTTGAAAGCAAAGATTAATGTGTACAGTTCTTTTATCTATAGACATTTGGAGTGTATTTTGGCCGCAATTTAGAGAGTCTAAACATGTATTCTGATCCACATTCATTATTCATACGTATTGTTACTAGAAAATATTGATGATAATTAACTTTATGTTTACAAAATACGAATATAGTTTACAAAGGTACTAAGttaggaaagaaagaaagttgaACTTAAAAACTTGAGGAATTATCCCACATCGATGGAAAGATAAAAGCCAAAGGGGAAGGGGTGTAGTATAAAAAGTGAGCGAGGCCATTGAGAAAGACACTTGCCTGGACAGGGTCAATGAATGATCAACAGGTTCATGGCCTAGGTTTGTGACCTCTATTGCGCTTTACGGAGGGGTGCCTACCTAAGGTCAGCCCAAGTGGTCGAGCCTACGTCATAAGCCCAAGTGGTCGAGCCTTTGTCTTAAGCCCAAGTGGTTGAGCCTACGTCATAATTTGTGGAAGAGGGAGCATTTGTTTGCGCAACCCCCGCAATTATATAATTTAGATGTTTTAACTTGTACAAGGCTTTCTAAGGTTGATTAAGTCAATGTATACCAATTATTTTAAATCCGACAAATATACAATTATTGATAATGTGAAACAGATAGACATGATATCAACTTATCGAGTATTAACTACATCTACTATAAGATGTTATGAATGACGTGATATATTTCTAAACTGCCTTAAGATTTGTTTTTAATGTACAAACTATGACCAAAATAACAAACTATGACCAAAATTATACAATTAAcgaccaatatatatatatatatattgtttttttctaaaatcataGTTTAATTACCTTTATCATATGCTTTTTTGAATTAAACGTTTACGGAATAATCTAATAATTTTAAGATGACTAAAGTaataactatttatttttttctttccacattGAGCAATATATTAATCgggatttttttttgaaaggtgtgaaTTATTTACTCGCAGCTGGGGATCTAGATTATGTTGTTTTAACCAGGTCCGAGCTAGAGAACTCACTCAccttcaatacctagtaggaggagaaactcccaactaaaccgcccgaatgcacgacatttaattggaaTAAAACCCTGCCCACTTTGCAGGATTCAAACTTActtcactggaggactttattgtgaaaGTCTTTCAAATGTCATTCCCATTTCTCGAACTCAAAACCTCTAACATGTAAAGCTGATCCTCAACCACTAAGCTATAATTCTTACAAATTCTTTCTAAACCCAGAAGGCATTAATTCTCGTATATATCCAAAGCACCAATTTTAATACGTCatgtatattgttttttaaacatGGTAATTTTATATACTTAGAAGCGAGGTTCAATTATCTTCGAAGAATTCGAAGTA
The sequence above is drawn from the Erigeron canadensis isolate Cc75 chromosome 4, C_canadensis_v1, whole genome shotgun sequence genome and encodes:
- the LOC122595772 gene encoding vesicle transport v-SNARE 12-like produces the protein MSEALFEGYERQYCELSTNLSRKCNSASSIIDPEQKSKEISELQSGLDEADVLIRKMDLEARSLQPSVKAMLLAKLREYKSDLTKLKKEVKKLASAKGGQTAHEELLESGMVDAHMASAGQRERMEMSTERLNQSSDRIRESRRAVFETEEIGVSILQDLHQQRETLLNSHAKLHGVDDAIDKSKKVLTSMSRRMSKNKWILGSVIGAFLLAIIFILYYKIFH
- the LOC122595767 gene encoding uncharacterized protein LOC122595767 codes for the protein MESISTVSTSIILPPFHHHRRRLTSATRFLHPDHHRHLFHSISTSNPRLKPYRIESKLNAVAGNNGEENEEVDEALRLDGSIPGSSNQFVEQVSSRAYDMRRHLQQSFDSSSYDVLEANPWREDSKAVYVLTRRENQLCTMKTRMNRSEVERELGMLFSKGRKSRNQTKKPTANKFQMLVEDVRDGVLVFEDETEAAKYCDLLQGGGQGCEGVAEVDASSVFDMCQKMKALAVLFRRGRTPPLPESLKLNLSAKKRSLEDQEDFM